From a single Natronorubrum tibetense GA33 genomic region:
- a CDS encoding NUDIX domain-containing protein, with amino-acid sequence MVSRPAEFCPHCGTSLETTAFDGRERERCPTCEDVVWHNPVPCASVAVVDRSGETPAVLCVERAVPPGVGDWTIPGGHMEIGEDPETAAVRELEEETGVVVDPGALELLDATTMPPRDGKHVLTVHYVADRADATGEPTAGSDASAARFWSPAEFDASEKTFRPIHEQRFRNAAVWFE; translated from the coding sequence ATGGTCAGCCGTCCAGCCGAGTTCTGTCCTCACTGTGGCACGTCTCTCGAGACGACCGCGTTCGACGGCCGCGAGCGCGAGCGCTGTCCGACCTGCGAGGACGTGGTCTGGCACAACCCGGTCCCCTGTGCGAGCGTTGCCGTCGTCGATCGGTCGGGCGAAACCCCTGCAGTGCTCTGCGTCGAGCGAGCCGTCCCGCCGGGCGTCGGTGACTGGACGATCCCCGGTGGCCACATGGAGATCGGCGAAGACCCAGAGACCGCAGCGGTTCGCGAACTCGAGGAGGAGACCGGTGTCGTCGTCGATCCCGGTGCGCTCGAACTCCTCGACGCGACGACGATGCCACCGCGGGACGGCAAACACGTGCTGACGGTTCACTACGTCGCGGATCGGGCCGACGCAACGGGCGAACCGACGGCCGGCAGCGACGCGAGTGCGGCCCGGTTCTGGTCGCCAGCCGAGTTCGACGCCTCGGAGAAGACGTTCCGACCGATCCACGAGCAG